From Dendropsophus ebraccatus isolate aDenEbr1 chromosome 10, aDenEbr1.pat, whole genome shotgun sequence:
ATGTCTCGTTACAGCTGGGGAGTTCCTGTGTCCGCCATGTCCCAGCAGCGCGGTGTCAATGGCCTCCGGTTCAACCAAGACCAGAGTGAGTGGCGGATGCGACCCGCTCTACCTGCGATACATCAGTGACGTCAGGGGGGCGGGGTTTCAAAACTACATCTCTTTTCTTTTGATTaggtttttttaacctcttaaagggggattttttgggtcatgtgacttcaTTGTCCAGTGTCCAACGTTCTATGCTGAAGGGTGGTGTCTGAGACTTAAAGGGGATTTCTAGTAGTTTTAATCATTATAGGTCTGATTGGAACCTGTCCTAAACCTTTTTTAGTTTGCTGCTGCCCCAGTGTCCCCTTTATAGTAgagctgtgatgatgtcatgtgacgccgcagccaatcactgacctccCTGGTCTCCATGTACATCACATGATGTCATGGCAGCGCTTTCATCAGGCGGCGGCGCTTAATTCAGAGTCTATGGGGCTTCTCAAAATGACCAAGTAGACGCCCACTCATCTGCTAGTCATCCTCTGTCCTTCGGGGTAACTTCTGAGGATGAAaataccccctttaaaggggttgtctagaggGTCCGCCCTATTTAATATATTGCTACTTGTGCATttaaaagaataaacatgttctccTTACCTCTCCGTCTTGGACTGTCTCGGGATtgtcagccaattactggccgtgcggctgtcctgtctcagtcagtgattggctgagcacgctgtcactcctgagatgagtcagTGCAGCCAGTgagggacacagagggagcacagagaggtaaggataacatgtttattcttttatATCTAAAAGAGAAAAAGGCCgaccactggacaacccctttaagtaaaatctGGAATTGTCGGCAGAAGTGATGTCACCATTGTCTGCCCATCCATAGCTGTGTTCTTATTGGATCTCAATGATCATGTGTTCTCCAGGATTGTAGTATGTAAAGAGATGTGAGTATGACCATAATGTGATGATGTAAGACCAGTTGTTCTTGGTTATTTGTCCTCACCCTGACCGACCAgtgatggctgctttcttccagcttgctgtcagtgaacagaAACCTCCTAGCAGTCAGGGACTGAGTATCTGCACTGATCTTACCAGAACTCTGATAACAAGTTCTCCCCCGCTGATCAGGAAAAATCAATTCAATTCAGGACAATTCAattttttaatatacagtatatatatttctcCTTTATGGCTCAGGTTGCTTCTGCTGCGCGATGGAGACGGGAGTACGGATCTTTAACATTGAGCCTCTGATGGAGAAAGGGCACCTGGGTAAGTAAAGGGTGCATGGGGTGGGGGGTTATGTTTTGTCACCCCTGTACATAGTCTTTGGTTTAGAATTATAGACATGAGGTCCATAGTGAGGTCATGTGAGCACGTCGGCCATTACTCTAGCACATAGGTGTTaaatctgcaaaactacaattcccatcatgccactTGTCTGCCAACAGAGTAATGGCTGATATGGTCACATGACCTCTAACGTTATGTCGGTCACTACCAGGTTCCTTACATTTTATACATAGAAAAAGTTTCACAGTTATCTattaaaaacacatgcacacttCCCTGAGCCGAGCATGCGTATGTATAGGGCTATTAAGAGGATTAGGTGGCAGCTGAACATGTGTTTGGCCGACAGTTGTAAGAAGATGGATGGGATTATAATGCAGTCCGCTGTTCAGGATCCCTCATTAATTAAAGTTTTGCTACAGCAAGAGGGCCACAAGTTGTGTCCTAGTGCAGTCATCTCTAGctattgtgaaactacaactcccagcatgccatgacaGTTTCACAACAGTTGGAGATGACTCGCAATGAGACAACCACTCAGATGTTATTGGACAAAACTAAGCGGAAGAAAGAGTTGTCGGCGACTGATCAGTGTTCTGTTTCCTCTGTCCAGATGTGGAGCAGGTGGGCAGCGTCGGGCAGGTTGAAATGCTGCAGCGGTGTAACCTGCTGGCACTGGTGGGCGGCGGGAGCAATCCCAAGTTCTCCGATATATCGGGTGAGTACTCCTCACACTGGTAACAACTCGAGTCTCTGGCTCCGCCTAAGCTCTAATAGCGCCTTACTTCTTATAGTGCTGATCTGGGACGACTCCCGGGATGGGAAGGACAAGCTGGTGCTGGAGTTCACCTTCACTAAACCCGTGCTCAGTGTACGACTGCGAGCCGACAAGTGAGTCCGCACCTCCTCTGTTCTCTGCTAATGGAGGAGGACGCCACATATAGCATATGATACAAGTCCTATTGGAGGAGATCGTAAGATCCATAACATCATAGCCATGGACTAACAATATCCATTCTATTCAACAGGATTGTCATCGTAGTGAAAAAACGGATTTACGTCTACTCCTTCCCCGATAACCCCACAAAACTCTTTGAATTTGATACAAGAGACAACCCTAAAGGTAATGTCACCCGGCTGTagtagtgtctgtattacagctGCAGGGCTGGTACAACCTAAAGCCAGCCCCAGGGTCCAATCCTCTAGGGGGCAGCGTAACTTCTGTGACCTGTCTTTcccaggctgggctcacactaggACAGACTTACCTTTCCATCTGTATTACTGCCACAGGCCCAACTGAGGGTGTGATGCCCCTGACAGGCGCCATAGTAGTCTAGTGGGCTTTACTGAGTCTATGTATGCTTCTGACTTCATAGAGGTTTCTCCATCACAAGTCATGTGTTAGAGGTCTTCTCCCTTCCATAAGAAAGTAGCAGAATGTGTAGTGCATCTGGCTCCATTACACTTAcatcttaaagtggtactctagcggggaaaaaaaaattaaatcaactggtgtcagatttgtaattaactgtcttccagtacttatcagctgctgtatgtcctgcaggatgtggtgtattctctccagtctgacacaatgctctctgctgccatctctgtccatgtcagcaactgtacagagcagtagcaaatccccatagaaaacctctcctgctctccagactggaaagaatacgcctcttcctgcaggacatacagcagctgataagtactggaagactggagattttttttaatagaagcacattacaaacctctggcaccagttgatttgaaagagttttttatgctgaagtacccctttaatgttgtgaTTTCTCATCCACTTTACGTTGTTTCTATTCTTCCCTCTAGGTCTGTGTGATCTCTGCCCCAGTATGGAGAAGCAGCTGTTAATCTTTCCAGGTCACAAATGTGGCAGCTTACAGCTGGTGGTGAGTCCATTACTAAGTATGTAGGAACTTTCCGGCAGTATTGTATCACATATCTAAGCAGCTCCTTTTCTTTTCAGGATCTGTGTAACGCCAAGCCTGGTAGCTCATCTGCCCCCTTCACGATAAACGCCCATCAGAGTGAACTAGGCTGCTTAGCGGTCAATCAGCAGGGCACACTGGTGGCGTCCGCCTCACGTAAGGGCACCTTAATACGACTCTTTGACACCCAAACCCGGGAGCAGCTGGTGGAGCTCCGGCGGGGTACAGATCCAGCCACTCTGTATTGGTATGTGCCGTACTCCTTAATGGCAGGAAGTCCGTGGCAGTAGTGAGAAATATTAGTGATCGTCTAACTTTCTACACTACTTGTAGCATCCTATGAGTGATAGTAcagtaatggcgtccagtacagtgataggagtacaataatggcgtccagtacagtgataggagtacagtaatggcgtctagtacagtgataggagtacaataatggcgtccagtacagtgataggagtacaataatggcgtccagtacagtgataggagtacagtaatggcgtccagtacagtgataggagtacagtaatggcgtccagtacagtgataggagtacaataatggcgtccagtacagtgataggagtacagtaatggcgtctagtacagtgataggagtacagtaatggcatacagtacagtgataggagtacagtaatggtgtccagtacagtaatggcgtccagtacagtgataggaatacagtaatggcgtccagtacagtgataggagtacagtaatggcgtccagtacagtgataggagtacaataatggcgtccagtacagtgataggagtacagtaatggcgtccagtacagtgataggagtacagtaatggcatacagtacagtgataggagtacagtaatggtgtccagtacagtaatggcgtccagtacagtgataggagtacagtaatggcgtagagtacagtgataggagtacaataatggcgtccagtacagtgataggagtacaatAATGGCGTcgagtacagtgataggagtacagtaatggcatacagtacagtgataggagtacagtaatggtgtccagtacagtaatggcgtccagtacagtgatagtacagtaatggcgtccagtacagtgataggagtacaatAATGGCatccagtacagtgataggagtacagtaatggcgttcagtacagtgataggagtacagtacagtgataggagtacagtaatggcgtccagtacagtgataggagtaaaGTAATGGCGTcgagtacagtgataggtgtacaataatggcgtccagtacagtgataggagtacagtaatggcgtccagtacagtaATGGCGtacagtacagtgataggagtacaatgatggcgtccagtacagtgataggagtacagtaatggcgtccagtacagttataggagtacagtaatggcgtccagttcagtgataggagtacagtaatggcgtccagtacagtgataggagtacagtaatggcgtacagtacagtgataggagtacagtaatggcgtccagtacagtgataggagtacagtaatggcgtccagtacagtgataggagtacagtaatggcgtccagtacagtgataggagtacaataatggcgtccagtacagtgataggagtacaataatggcgtccagtacagtgataggagtacagtaatggcgtccagtacagtgataggagtacagtaatggcgtccagtacagtgataggagtacaataatggcgtccagtacagtgataggagtacaataatggcgtccagtacagtgataggagtacaatAATGGTGTCCAGTAcagtaatggcgtccagtacagtgatagtACAGTAATGGCttccagtacagtgataggagtacaataatggcgtccagtacagtgataggagtacagtaatggcgtccagtacagtgataggagtacaagaatggcgtccagtacagtgataggagtacagcaatggcgtccagtacaatgataggagtacagtaatggcgtccagtacagtgataggagtacattaatggcgtccagtacagtgataggagtacagtaatggcgtccagtacagtgataggagtacagtaatggtgtccagtacagtaatggcgtccagtacagtgataggagtacagtaatggcgtcgagtacagtgataggagtacaataatggcgtccagtacagtgataggagtacaataatggcgtccagtacagtgataggagtacagtaatggcgtccagtacagtgataggagtacattaatggcgtccagtacagtgataggagtacagtaatggcgtccagtacagtgataggagtacattaatggcgtccagtacagtgataggagtacagtaatggcgtccagtacagtgataggagtacagtaatggtgtccagtacagtaatggcgtccagtacagtgatagtACAGTAATGGCttccagtacagtgataggagtacaataatggcgtccagtacagtgataggagtacagtaatggcgtccagtacagtgataggagtacaagaatggcgtccagtacagtgataggagtacagcaatggcgtccagtacaatgataggagtacagtaatggcgtccagtacagtgataggagtacattaatggcgtccagtacagtgataggagtacagtaatggcgtccagtacagtgataggagtacagtaatggtgtccagtacagtaatggcgtccagtacagtgataggagtacagtaatggcgtcgagtacagtgataggagtacaataatggcgtccagtacagtgataggagtacaataatggcgtccagtacagtgataggagtacagtaatggcgtccagtacagtgataggagtacattaatggcgtccagtacagtgataggagtacagtaatggcgtccagtacagtgataggagtacattaatggcgtccagtacagtgataggagtacagtaatggcgtccagtacagtgataggagtacagtaatggtgtccagtacagtaatggcgtccagtacagtgataggagtacagtaatggcgtcgagtacagtgataggagtacagtgataggagtacagtaatggcatccagtacagtgataggagtacaataatggcgtccagtacagtgataggagtacaatAATGGCGTcgagtacagtgataggagtacaataatggcgtccagtacagtgataggagtacaatAATGGCGTcgagtacagtgataggagtacaatAATGGCGTcgagtacagtgataggagtacaagaatggcgtccagtacagtgataggagtacagtaatggtgtccagtacagtaatggcgtccagtacagtgatagtACAGTAATGGCttccagtacagtgataggagtacaataatggcgtccagtacagtgataggagtacagtaatggcgtccagtacagtgataggagtacagtaatggcgtccagtacagtgataggagtacagtaatggcgttcagtacagtgataggagtacagtaatggcgtccagtacagtgataggagtacagtaatggcatacagtacagtgataggagtacagtaatggcgtccagtacagtgataggagtacagtaatggcgtccagtacagtgataggagtacagtaatggcgtccagtacagtgataggagtacattaatggcgtccagtacagtgataggagtacagtaatggtgtccagtacagtgataggagtacagtaatggcatacagtacagtgataggagtacagtaatggcgtacagtacagtgataggagtacagtaatggcgtccagtacagtgataggagtacagtgatggcgtccagtacagtgataggagtacagtgatggcgtccagtacagtgatgGGAGTACAataatggcgtccagtacagtgatgggagtacagtaatggcgtccagtacagtaATAGGAGTACAataatggcgtccagtacagtgataggagtacagtaatggcgtccagtacagtgataggagtacaataatggcgtccagtacagtgatagtacagtaatggcgtccagtacagtgataggagtacaataatggcgtccagtacagtaatggcgtccagtacagtgataggagtacagtaatggcgtccagtacagtgatagtacagtaatggcgtccagtacagtgataggagtacagtaatggtgtccagtacagtgataggagtacagtaatggcatccagtacagtgataggagtacagtaatggcgtccagtacagtaatggcgtccagtacagtgataggagtacagtaatggcgtccagtacagtgataggagtacaataatggcgtccagtacagtgataggagtacagtaatggcgtccagtacagtaATAGGAGTACAataatggcgtccagtacagtgatagtacagtaatggcgtccagtacagtgataggagtacaataatggcgtccagtacagtaatggcgtccagtacagtgataggagtacagtaatggcgtccagtacagtgataggagtacagtaatggcgtccagtacagtgataggagtacagtaatggcatccagtacagtgataggagtacagtaatggcgtccagtacagtaatggcgtccagtacagtgataggagtacagtaatggcgtccagtaaagtgataggagtacagtaatggggtccagtacagtgataggagtacaatAATGGCGTccagtgataggagtacagtaatggcgtccagtacagtgataggagtacagtaatggcgtccagtacagtgataggagtacaatAATGGCGTccagtgataggagtacagtaatggcgtccagtacagtgataggagtacagtaatggcgtccagtacagtgataggagtacagtaatggcgtccagtacagtgataggagtacaatAATGGCGTccagtgataggagtacagtaatggcgtccagtacagtgataggagtacaatAATGGCGTccagtgataggagtacagtaatggcgtcgagtacagtgataggagtacaataatggcgtccagtacagtgataggagtacagtgataggagtacagtaatggcgtccagtacagtgataggagtacagtaatggcgtccagtacagtgataggagtacagtaatggcatccagtacagtgataggagtacagtaatggcgtccagtacagtgataggagtacagtaatggcgtccagtacagtgataggagtacaatAATGGCGTccagtgataggagtacagtaatggcgtCGAGTACAGTGATAGTACAataatggcgtccagtacagtgataggagtacagtaatggcg
This genomic window contains:
- the WDR45 gene encoding WD repeat domain phosphoinositide-interacting protein 4 isoform X2 — translated: MSQQRGVNGLRFNQDQSCFCCAMETGVRIFNIEPLMEKGHLDVEQVGSVGQVEMLQRCNLLALVGGGSNPKFSDISVLIWDDSRDGKDKLVLEFTFTKPVLSVRLRADKIVIVVKKRIYVYSFPDNPTKLFEFDTRDNPKGLCDLCPSMEKQLLIFPGHKCGSLQLVDLCNAKPGSSSAPFTINAHQSELGCLAVNQQGTLVASASRKGTLIRLFDTQTREQLVELRRGTDPATLYCINFSHDSSFLCSSSDKGTVHIFALKDTKLNRRSALARVGKVGPMIGQYVDSQWSLASFTVPAESACICAFGKNTSKNVNSVIAVCVDGTFHKYVFTPEGNCNREAFDVYLDICDDDIF
- the WDR45 gene encoding WD repeat domain phosphoinositide-interacting protein 4 isoform X1, which gives rise to MSRYSWGVPVSAMSQQRGVNGLRFNQDQSCFCCAMETGVRIFNIEPLMEKGHLDVEQVGSVGQVEMLQRCNLLALVGGGSNPKFSDISVLIWDDSRDGKDKLVLEFTFTKPVLSVRLRADKIVIVVKKRIYVYSFPDNPTKLFEFDTRDNPKGLCDLCPSMEKQLLIFPGHKCGSLQLVDLCNAKPGSSSAPFTINAHQSELGCLAVNQQGTLVASASRKGTLIRLFDTQTREQLVELRRGTDPATLYCINFSHDSSFLCSSSDKGTVHIFALKDTKLNRRSALARVGKVGPMIGQYVDSQWSLASFTVPAESACICAFGKNTSKNVNSVIAVCVDGTFHKYVFTPEGNCNREAFDVYLDICDDDIF